From the genome of Geminocystis herdmanii PCC 6308, one region includes:
- a CDS encoding cytochrome c oxidase subunit 3, with protein sequence MQGSTIDSQVTVSYENKSEAHHHEHPDHRMFGLVLFLIAESMIFFGLFSAYMIYYATMPEWPMGDIELELLLPGINSIILISSSFVMHKGQSCIRNNDVKGLQLWFGITAIMGVIFLGGQLYEYAHTGFGLTDNLFASCFYVLTGFHGLHVTAGLLFILAVLWRSRTQGHYSASKHFGVEASELYWHFVDVIWIILFILVYLLPLT encoded by the coding sequence ATGCAAGGTTCAACGATCGATTCTCAAGTTACTGTTAGTTATGAAAATAAATCCGAAGCCCATCATCACGAACATCCAGATCATCGGATGTTTGGGTTAGTATTGTTTCTTATTGCTGAAAGTATGATCTTTTTTGGTCTTTTCAGTGCTTATATGATCTATTATGCTACTATGCCTGAGTGGCCTATGGGTGATATTGAGCTAGAGTTACTACTACCTGGTATTAATAGCATTATTCTGATTTCTAGTAGTTTTGTGATGCACAAAGGGCAAAGTTGTATTAGAAATAACGATGTTAAAGGTTTACAACTCTGGTTTGGGATTACTGCGATTATGGGGGTTATCTTTTTAGGTGGGCAACTTTATGAGTATGCCCATACTGGTTTCGGTTTAACTGATAACCTTTTCGCTAGTTGTTTTTATGTGTTGACTGGTTTTCACGGTTTACACGTTACCGCAGGTTTATTGTTTATCTTAGCGGTTTTGTGGCGATCGAGAACACAAGGACACTATTCTGCTAGTAAACATTTTGGGGTAGAAGCATCAGAATTATATTGGCATTTTGTCGATGTAATCTGGATTATTTTATTTATTCTGGTTTATTTACTCCCCTTAACATAA
- the ctaD gene encoding cytochrome c oxidase subunit I, which yields MNAISETSNHKERKLIDYFTFNTDHKVIGIQYLVTSFLFYFIGGAFAEVVRTELATPDPDIVSPELYNQLFTLHGTIMIFLWIVPAGAAFANYLIPLMIGAEDMAFPRLNAVAFWLVPPGGVLLLSSFLVGAPQSGWTSYPPLSLMSGVWGEEIWIVSVLLLGTSSILGGLNFATTILKMRMKDMDLHSMPLFCWAMLATSALILLSTPVLAGALILLSFDLIAGTSFFNPTGGGDPVVYQHLFWFYSHPAVYIMILPFFGVVSEVIPVHSRKPIFGYRAIAYSSLAISFLGLIVWAHHMFTSGTPGWLRMFFMATTMLIAVPTGIKIFSWCATMWGGKIELNSPMLFAMGFVSSFLIGGLTGVMVASVPFDIHVHDTYFIVGHFHYVLFGGSALALFSGFYHWFPKMTGKNYNEGLGQLHFILTFIGLNITFMPMHQLGLMGMNRRIALYDVEFQPLNLLSTAGAYVMAVSTLPFIINVVWSLAKGTQAERNPWRALTLEWQTASPPIIENFEEEPVLWSGPYDYGIDDEEAEEESVSDMLADVSAK from the coding sequence ATGAACGCAATTTCAGAAACATCGAATCATAAAGAAAGGAAACTAATTGATTACTTTACCTTTAACACAGATCACAAAGTTATTGGTATCCAGTATCTAGTAACATCCTTTTTGTTTTACTTTATCGGAGGTGCATTTGCCGAAGTAGTGCGCACAGAATTAGCAACCCCTGATCCTGATATTGTATCACCTGAGTTATACAATCAGTTATTTACCCTTCACGGTACGATTATGATCTTTTTATGGATTGTACCTGCGGGGGCGGCATTTGCCAATTATCTAATTCCCTTGATGATTGGTGCGGAAGATATGGCTTTCCCTCGTCTGAATGCCGTTGCTTTTTGGTTAGTACCCCCCGGAGGAGTGCTATTATTAAGTAGTTTTTTAGTCGGTGCGCCTCAATCTGGTTGGACTTCTTACCCCCCATTAAGTTTAATGAGTGGTGTTTGGGGAGAAGAAATTTGGATTGTTAGTGTACTTTTATTGGGTACATCTTCCATTTTAGGAGGGCTCAATTTCGCTACTACTATCCTCAAAATGCGCATGAAGGATATGGATTTGCACAGTATGCCTTTATTTTGTTGGGCAATGTTAGCAACTTCTGCCTTAATTCTTCTCTCTACTCCTGTGTTAGCTGGAGCGTTAATTTTACTTTCCTTCGATTTAATTGCTGGTACAAGTTTCTTTAATCCTACAGGTGGTGGTGATCCTGTAGTTTATCAACATCTATTCTGGTTTTACTCTCACCCTGCGGTGTATATTATGATTTTGCCCTTCTTTGGGGTAGTTTCTGAAGTCATTCCTGTACATTCCCGTAAGCCTATTTTTGGTTATCGTGCGATCGCATACTCCAGTTTAGCCATTAGTTTTTTAGGGTTAATTGTGTGGGCGCATCATATGTTTACCAGTGGTACTCCGGGTTGGTTACGGATGTTTTTCATGGCAACTACGATGTTAATTGCTGTACCCACAGGCATTAAAATTTTTAGTTGGTGTGCCACAATGTGGGGAGGCAAAATTGAGCTAAATAGCCCCATGTTATTCGCTATGGGTTTTGTGTCGTCTTTCTTGATTGGAGGTTTAACAGGGGTAATGGTTGCCTCTGTACCCTTTGATATTCATGTCCATGATACTTATTTTATTGTCGGGCATTTCCACTATGTATTATTTGGTGGTTCAGCATTAGCTCTATTTTCGGGCTTCTATCACTGGTTTCCCAAGATGACGGGTAAAAATTACAATGAAGGTTTAGGACAGTTACATTTTATCTTAACTTTCATCGGTTTAAACATTACTTTTATGCCCATGCACCAATTAGGTTTAATGGGGATGAATCGCCGTATTGCTTTATATGATGTGGAGTTTCAACCGTTGAATTTATTAAGTACTGCTGGAGCTTACGTTATGGCGGTGTCAACTCTTCCTTTCATTATTAACGTGGTATGGAGTTTAGCTAAAGGCACTCAAGCCGAGCGTAATCCTTGGAGGGCGTTAACCCTTGAATGGCAAACAGCTTCACCCCCTATCATCGAAAACTTTGAGGAAGAACCAGTATTATGGAGTGGTCCTTATGACTATGGTATTGACGATGAAGAGGCTGAGGAAGAAAGCGTTTCTGATATGTTAGCCGATGTCAGCGCCAAGTAG
- a CDS encoding cytochrome c oxidase subunit II — MNIPGNIITLIAGILLTLISLWYGQNHGLMPIQASQGAVEVDDLFNLMMTIATGLFLIVEGVLVYCLIKFRRKKGDKTDGPGIEGNVPLEIVWTAIPTVIVFILALYSFEVYNNLGGLDPETSRDFPQEEMQMAGNQGKMVAYNPHQGHLSLGIGNSKADLEVEVNGIQYAWIFTYPDSGVISGELHVPVNKQVKLNMKAGDVIHAFWVPQLRLKQDVLPGRDSALAFNANRIGDYPIVCAELCGAYHGGMKTTLHVESEEDYQKWIQENTFANAEEKADTMAMMTQPMTEEKRLEMHSQHLGVTPETLAQLHD; from the coding sequence GTGAATATTCCGGGTAATATTATCACACTGATAGCAGGAATTTTGCTAACCTTAATCAGTTTGTGGTATGGACAAAATCATGGCTTAATGCCCATACAAGCCTCTCAGGGTGCGGTAGAGGTAGATGATTTATTTAACCTCATGATGACGATCGCCACAGGCTTATTTTTAATCGTAGAAGGCGTTTTAGTCTATTGCCTAATCAAATTTAGGCGCAAAAAAGGCGACAAAACCGACGGACCGGGTATCGAAGGTAATGTACCCTTAGAGATAGTATGGACTGCCATTCCCACCGTAATTGTGTTTATTTTGGCGCTTTATAGCTTTGAAGTATATAACAATCTAGGGGGTTTAGACCCAGAAACCTCCAGAGACTTTCCCCAAGAAGAAATGCAAATGGCAGGAAATCAAGGAAAAATGGTTGCCTATAATCCCCATCAAGGGCATTTATCCTTGGGCATTGGAAACTCCAAAGCTGACTTAGAAGTAGAAGTAAACGGTATTCAATACGCATGGATTTTCACCTATCCTGATTCTGGAGTAATATCTGGAGAGCTTCATGTACCCGTTAACAAACAAGTCAAACTCAATATGAAAGCAGGGGATGTAATTCACGCTTTTTGGGTACCTCAACTTAGGTTAAAACAAGACGTATTACCGGGAAGAGATTCCGCTTTAGCCTTTAACGCCAATAGAATTGGAGATTATCCCATTGTTTGTGCCGAGTTGTGTGGTGCTTATCACGGAGGCATGAAAACAACCCTTCATGTAGAAAGTGAAGAAGACTACCAAAAATGGATTCAAGAGAATACTTTTGCCAATGCCGAAGAAAAAGCCGATACTATGGCAATGATGACTCAACCCATGACGGAAGAAAAACGCTTAGAAATGCACTCTCAGCATTTAGGGGTGACTCCCGAAACCCTTGCTCAACTTCATGATTAA
- a CDS encoding tRNA (5-methylaminomethyl-2-thiouridine)(34)-methyltransferase MnmD: MSNFDQIITVDGSETFYSSEFKETFHTKYGAKTEAEITYIQGCQIENKIKQKNSIKILDICYGLGYNTATVLDFILKNNHQCSIEKGCCAIELIALELDETVPKQALENNLLEYWSSDTREILQLLLREKEVNLPLIKMQLLIGDARETLSKLVPKNFQADAVFLDPFSPPKCPQLWTVEFLTLIAHSLHDEGIIATYSCSAGVRKAFQLAGLTIGNNFSVGRRSPGTVATKGKQSLSPLSVMELEHLQTRAAIPYRDPLLKDTKEIIKLRREEEQAISNLENTSQWKKRWFS; encoded by the coding sequence ATGAGTAATTTTGACCAAATAATCACCGTCGATGGCTCAGAAACTTTTTATTCTTCTGAGTTTAAAGAGACATTTCACACTAAATATGGAGCAAAAACCGAAGCAGAAATTACCTATATTCAAGGGTGTCAAATTGAGAATAAAATTAAGCAGAAAAATAGTATTAAAATTCTTGATATTTGTTACGGGTTAGGTTATAATACTGCAACAGTTTTAGATTTTATTCTTAAAAATAATCATCAATGTTCGATCGAGAAAGGTTGCTGTGCGATCGAACTTATAGCCTTAGAATTAGATGAAACAGTACCAAAACAAGCCTTAGAAAATAATTTATTAGAATATTGGTCATCAGATACTAGAGAAATTTTACAATTATTGTTAAGAGAAAAAGAGGTAAATTTACCCTTAATAAAAATGCAGTTATTAATCGGAGATGCGAGGGAAACATTATCAAAATTAGTGCCGAAAAACTTTCAAGCTGATGCCGTTTTTCTTGATCCTTTTTCACCGCCTAAATGTCCTCAACTTTGGACAGTAGAATTTTTAACCCTTATTGCACATAGTTTGCATGACGAAGGTATTATTGCCACTTACTCATGTTCAGCAGGGGTAAGAAAAGCCTTTCAATTAGCAGGTTTAACCATAGGAAATAACTTTTCTGTGGGAAGACGATCGCCCGGAACGGTTGCTACAAAAGGGAAACAGTCATTATCTCCCCTTTCTGTTATGGAATTAGAACATCTACAAACTCGTGCCGCTATACCCTATCGAGACCCCTTACTTAAAGATACAAAAGAAATTATAAAGTTACGCCGTGAAGAAGAACAAGCCATAAGTAATTTAGAAAATACTAGCCAATGGAAAAAACGTTGGTTTTCCTGA